The Mucilaginibacter mallensis genome has a segment encoding these proteins:
- a CDS encoding MBL fold metallo-hydrolase, protein MTITFLGTGTSQGVPVIACDCEVCTSTDPRDNRLRTSILIEGEDKTVVIDSGPDFRQQMLRANVQHLDAIVFTHEHKDHVAGMDDIRAFNYRQNAPVDVYATTRVQEALKREFSYIFAEFKYPGIPQINLHTIGLDPFDIGSIHFIPVEVMHYKLPVLGFRIKDFTYITDAKTVSETEKQKIKGTKILVINALQTQSHISHFTLDEAILFAQEIGAEKTYFTHISHRLGLHETMSLQLPPNVAFAYDGLKLTI, encoded by the coding sequence GTGACCATAACTTTTTTAGGAACCGGAACTTCACAGGGTGTACCTGTTATTGCCTGCGATTGCGAGGTCTGTACCTCAACGGATCCACGCGATAACCGCCTGCGCACATCCATACTGATTGAGGGTGAAGATAAAACAGTAGTGATAGACTCAGGGCCCGACTTTAGACAACAAATGCTCAGGGCTAACGTACAGCATCTGGACGCGATTGTTTTTACCCATGAACACAAGGACCATGTTGCCGGAATGGATGACATACGCGCCTTTAATTACCGCCAGAACGCGCCTGTGGATGTGTATGCCACCACCCGCGTACAAGAGGCACTAAAAAGAGAGTTCTCTTATATTTTTGCTGAATTTAAATATCCCGGAATCCCCCAAATAAATCTGCATACCATCGGCCTTGATCCATTTGATATTGGCAGCATACATTTTATACCTGTTGAGGTAATGCACTATAAACTACCTGTACTGGGTTTCCGCATTAAGGATTTTACTTATATTACCGATGCCAAAACAGTATCAGAAACCGAAAAACAAAAAATAAAGGGAACAAAAATACTGGTCATCAACGCGCTGCAAACCCAGAGCCATATTTCACATTTTACGCTGGATGAGGCCATCCTTTTCGCACAGGAAATTGGTGCCGAAAAAACTTATTTCACCCATATCAGCCACCGCCTGGGCCTGCATGAAACTATGTCCCTGCAATTACCTCCAAACGTTGCATTTGCTTATGACGGTTTAAAACTAACTATTTAA
- a CDS encoding class I SAM-dependent methyltransferase: MTEIQEKFGAVSKQYDSQRQYLIPCFNDFYHSCLPFIKTVTNAKTILDLGAGTGLFSQLVYEQNPHLQFTLADISAPMLSVAKERFDGLDNFKFIDLDFSNSDIPGKYDIIISSLAIHHLEDAHKQNLYNNVFKALNEGGLFINADQVTGRTMLFDSLYKYEWRETVSHSGLDHEALIQAFERTKLDKFAPLETQLKMLEEAGFTEVDCIYKNMNFAVFGGFKDANIETAVI, translated from the coding sequence ATGACTGAAATACAAGAAAAGTTTGGCGCCGTATCAAAGCAATACGACTCACAAAGGCAATACCTTATACCCTGTTTTAATGATTTTTATCACAGCTGTTTGCCATTTATAAAAACGGTAACAAATGCCAAAACTATATTAGACCTTGGCGCCGGAACAGGCTTATTTTCGCAGCTGGTTTATGAGCAGAACCCGCATTTGCAGTTTACGCTGGCCGATATTTCCGCCCCTATGCTATCAGTTGCAAAAGAGCGATTTGATGGATTGGATAATTTCAAATTCATCGATCTTGATTTTTCAAACTCAGATATTCCCGGCAAGTATGATATTATCATTTCGAGTCTGGCTATCCATCATTTGGAGGATGCACATAAACAGAACCTCTATAATAACGTTTTTAAGGCCTTAAATGAAGGTGGTCTATTCATAAATGCCGACCAGGTTACCGGCCGTACCATGCTGTTTGATAGTTTGTACAAATACGAATGGCGTGAAACTGTATCGCACTCGGGCCTCGACCACGAAGCGCTGATACAAGCTTTTGAACGAACCAAGCTCGATAAATTCGCCCCACTCGAAACACAGCTTAAAATGCTGGAGGAAGCAGGGTTCACCGAAGTCGACTGCATCTATAAAAACATGAACTTCGCTGTATTTGGTGGTTTTAAAGATGCCAACATCGAGACAGCGGTTATCTGA
- a CDS encoding GDSL-type esterase/lipase family protein, whose product MKKLALGFLLLFAITAQAQQKVIPLYPGAAPGSEKWDWNQTESADNVFHGNVVYNVSHPTLTVYLPDKSANTGTAVIVCPGGGLQTLSIEHEGYAVAKWLQKKGITAFLLEYRLMHTLGNDPYKEMLAKMKANTVLHDQAPVAPLANADGRNAIAYVRAHAAEYGISTSRIGIIGFSAGGTIADSTAFGYTTDNKPDFVASVYAYFPPEMQVNVPQDAPPIFLAAAADDQSSIYSTQLYNTWLSAKHSAEIHIYSKGGHGFGMKTQNLPSDTWIDRFNEWLNVQGLLTPVDNTNKSPQQRDQDWANWQKYVEDRIHNDWAWLKKYEDDNAKLPPPAPGEKRVIFMGNSITENWGHIDSTFFKSNGYISRGIGGQTSTQMLARFREDVINLKPKAVVIAAGINDIAQNTGPISLENIFGNIQSMAELAKASGITPILTSILPASEIPWHAGLGPAEKIIKVNAMIKDYATKNHLVYVDYWSAMVNDKKGIKPELAQDAYVHPNLAGYKIMEPLVKKGIDKALKGK is encoded by the coding sequence ATGAAAAAACTAGCTTTAGGATTTCTACTACTATTTGCAATAACTGCGCAGGCGCAACAAAAAGTTATACCACTCTATCCCGGTGCTGCGCCGGGATCTGAAAAATGGGACTGGAACCAAACAGAAAGTGCAGATAATGTATTCCACGGTAATGTGGTGTATAATGTTAGTCACCCTACATTAACCGTTTATTTACCTGATAAGAGCGCTAATACAGGTACTGCCGTAATTGTTTGCCCGGGTGGCGGATTGCAAACCCTTTCTATTGAGCATGAAGGTTATGCAGTTGCCAAATGGCTGCAGAAAAAAGGCATCACAGCATTTTTATTGGAATACAGGCTGATGCACACCTTAGGCAATGACCCTTATAAAGAAATGCTTGCCAAAATGAAAGCCAATACTGTTTTGCACGACCAGGCCCCTGTTGCACCACTGGCCAATGCAGATGGACGAAATGCGATTGCTTATGTACGGGCACATGCGGCAGAATATGGTATATCAACATCGCGTATTGGTATTATAGGCTTTTCGGCTGGCGGTACCATTGCCGATTCAACAGCCTTTGGCTACACAACAGATAATAAGCCCGATTTTGTGGCATCTGTTTACGCCTATTTCCCGCCTGAAATGCAGGTTAATGTACCTCAGGATGCCCCGCCCATATTTTTAGCAGCTGCCGCTGATGACCAGTCGTCAATATACAGCACACAGCTATACAATACATGGCTCAGCGCAAAACATTCTGCCGAGATACATATCTACTCAAAAGGCGGCCATGGCTTTGGCATGAAAACACAGAACTTACCAAGTGATACCTGGATAGACCGCTTTAACGAATGGCTGAATGTACAAGGCTTACTGACCCCTGTTGATAACACAAACAAATCGCCACAACAAAGGGACCAGGACTGGGCCAACTGGCAAAAATATGTAGAGGACCGCATCCATAACGACTGGGCATGGTTAAAGAAATACGAAGACGATAATGCCAAACTCCCTCCGCCTGCTCCCGGCGAAAAACGGGTAATATTTATGGGTAATTCCATTACCGAGAACTGGGGTCACATCGACTCAACGTTTTTTAAGAGCAATGGTTATATCAGTCGTGGTATAGGCGGCCAAACATCAACACAAATGCTGGCACGTTTTAGGGAAGATGTAATTAACCTAAAACCAAAGGCAGTAGTAATAGCTGCCGGTATTAATGATATCGCACAAAATACAGGCCCTATCTCGCTCGAAAATATTTTCGGCAATATTCAATCCATGGCTGAACTGGCTAAAGCAAGTGGTATAACCCCAATCCTCACCTCTATTTTACCCGCATCTGAAATTCCATGGCATGCAGGTTTAGGCCCTGCTGAAAAGATAATTAAAGTTAATGCCATGATAAAAGATTACGCCACCAAAAATCACCTGGTTTATGTTGATTACTGGTCGGCGATGGTGAATGATAAGAAAGGCATAAAACCTGAACTTGCTCAGGATGCATACGTACACCCCAATTTGGCAGGCTATAAAATAATGGAGCCATTGGTAAAGAAAGGGATTGATAAGGCGTTGAAGGGGAAGTAA
- a CDS encoding SdpI family protein, translating to MKKFSLLDVAALLIWLLPIGYLLWVYGSLPAIVPMHYGADGRPNRYGSKSEFLVMQMIFPLISGGTYFLLKFLPSIDPKKQVKYGEQTFQKLGFGLVIFMAAISISITFATINQSFRIDKLLLPLIGLLFVFLGNIMYSIKPNYFAGVRTPWTLEDEGNWRATHHLTGKVWVIGGLIITIATLALPEGMGVYVFLPGILIISFIPIFYSYIYFKKHQPK from the coding sequence ATGAAAAAATTTTCCCTGCTGGATGTTGCGGCTCTGTTGATCTGGTTGTTACCGATCGGTTATTTGTTATGGGTTTACGGCTCATTGCCTGCCATAGTGCCCATGCATTACGGCGCTGATGGCAGGCCCAACCGCTATGGCAGCAAAAGCGAGTTTTTGGTAATGCAGATGATCTTCCCGTTGATTTCGGGCGGAACATATTTCTTATTAAAATTCCTGCCATCCATCGACCCTAAAAAACAGGTGAAATATGGCGAGCAAACATTTCAGAAACTGGGTTTTGGTTTAGTGATATTTATGGCTGCCATCAGTATCTCCATCACTTTTGCTACCATCAATCAATCGTTCAGAATTGATAAGCTGTTGCTGCCGTTGATAGGTTTGCTATTTGTATTTTTGGGCAACATAATGTACAGCATTAAACCCAATTACTTTGCCGGTGTACGTACCCCGTGGACTTTAGAAGATGAAGGTAACTGGCGCGCCACACACCATCTTACAGGTAAGGTATGGGTTATTGGCGGCCTTATTATCACCATTGCTACACTCGCTCTGCCTGAGGGTATGGGTGTATATGTGTTTTTGCCTGGTATCCTTATCATCTCTTTTATACCCATCTTTTACTCTTATATCTACTTTAAAAAACATCAGCCTAAATAA
- a CDS encoding alkaline phosphatase family protein, which translates to MKHYLAALLFVFFSSSAFCQVDTVQKIIPGRENSPEQENKPYVILISADGFRYDYAKLYNAEHLQALSNAGVKAESMLPSYPSVTFPNHYSIVTGLYPSHEGLVNNAFYDVTTKSFFSYKGKTSTDQIWYNGGTPLWVLAEQQKMLSASFYWVGSEAAVKDIRPTYYYRYNEKIDIHNRIETVVSWLSLPPAKRPHLITFYFPQVDHQGHKYGPNSPEVASAVHLIDSSVYELTKAVKATGLNVNFIFVSDHGMTKADIDNPIPMPTGVDTSKFIVSGDGLLVELYAKDPKYIQDTYQQLLKNKTADYAVYLKTNVPEKLHYGAKDDWQNRIGDILLIPNWPKVFNLYNSKFTTIGWHGYDATVVKDMHATFYAWGPAFKSNLTIPTFENVDVFPVITRILGLSNTNKIDGTDKVANEILLK; encoded by the coding sequence ATGAAGCATTATTTAGCTGCCCTGTTATTCGTATTCTTTTCGTCATCTGCTTTTTGTCAGGTTGATACCGTACAAAAGATCATCCCCGGCAGAGAAAACAGCCCCGAGCAGGAAAACAAGCCCTATGTTATATTGATATCTGCTGATGGCTTCCGCTATGATTACGCGAAATTATACAATGCCGAACATCTGCAAGCCCTAAGCAACGCCGGTGTAAAAGCAGAATCTATGCTGCCATCTTACCCTTCGGTTACTTTCCCAAACCATTATAGCATTGTTACGGGCTTATACCCATCGCACGAGGGCTTGGTGAACAACGCTTTTTATGATGTTACTACAAAATCATTCTTTTCCTACAAAGGCAAAACCTCAACCGACCAGATCTGGTACAATGGCGGTACGCCGCTTTGGGTATTGGCGGAGCAACAAAAAATGCTGTCGGCAAGTTTTTACTGGGTAGGATCAGAAGCTGCGGTGAAAGATATCCGACCTACCTACTACTATCGCTATAACGAGAAAATAGATATTCATAACCGTATTGAAACGGTTGTTAGCTGGCTAAGCCTGCCGCCTGCTAAGCGCCCGCACCTCATTACCTTTTACTTCCCGCAGGTTGATCACCAGGGGCATAAATATGGACCAAATTCGCCCGAAGTAGCCAGTGCCGTACATTTGATCGATTCATCGGTTTATGAGCTGACAAAGGCGGTTAAAGCTACCGGCTTAAACGTGAATTTCATTTTTGTATCAGACCATGGTATGACCAAAGCCGATATTGATAACCCTATCCCTATGCCTACGGGTGTTGACACCTCGAAATTTATTGTTTCGGGCGATGGGCTGTTGGTAGAGTTATACGCTAAGGACCCTAAATATATCCAGGATACTTACCAGCAATTATTGAAGAATAAAACAGCTGACTATGCCGTTTACCTAAAAACAAACGTACCTGAAAAACTGCATTACGGCGCTAAGGACGATTGGCAGAATCGCATTGGCGATATTTTATTGATCCCTAACTGGCCAAAGGTATTTAACCTGTATAACAGTAAATTCACTACCATTGGCTGGCATGGTTATGATGCTACCGTTGTTAAAGATATGCACGCCACCTTTTATGCCTGGGGACCAGCCTTTAAAAGCAATTTAACCATCCCGACGTTTGAGAACGTGGATGTATTCCCGGTAATAACGCGGATACTGGGCTTGAGTAATACCAATAAAATTGACGGCACGGATAAAGTGGCTAACGAGATATTGCTAAAATAA
- a CDS encoding alpha/beta hydrolase family protein, whose translation MKKLIITIIILCTVSFANAQDIAGRWQGFLNAGGTNIRLVFNVNKNGDNTYTTTFDSPDQNAFGIKCNSTSVVKDSLTAAVDVAHIVYKGLWDGKDGITGTFKQNSTLLVLNLKRNDLIRPQTPKPPFGYYTEDVEYDNTVKTLHYGATFTRPNGNGKYPAVIIITGSGTQDRDGTLFGHKVYWVLADYLTKNGIAVLRVDDRGAGKSTIGPDGTNVTSESFSYDVETSLNYLESRADVDKKHLGLIGHSEGGIIAPMVAARRKDVSFIVLWGAPAIGGAKINTQQAGQALRQRGVDSASAKAYMDLNDQVLPLFKTSTTKAELDKNIEPIIGNWLKTQSKSTLDGLSLANDTANRQALVGVYANLYTTPWLRFFFTYDPAIDLSKVKCPVLAINGAKDVQVDAESNLTAIKAILTQSGNKDFKVEELPHLNHLLQDAKTGDVSEYEQIQETMSPEALNIISTWIKLHTK comes from the coding sequence ATGAAGAAATTAATTATAACCATAATTATACTATGCACCGTCAGCTTTGCCAATGCGCAGGATATTGCAGGCAGGTGGCAAGGTTTTTTAAACGCTGGTGGTACCAATATCAGGCTGGTTTTTAATGTCAACAAAAACGGCGACAATACTTATACTACTACGTTTGATAGCCCGGATCAGAACGCATTCGGTATTAAATGTAACAGCACCAGCGTGGTAAAAGATAGCTTGACTGCGGCTGTTGACGTAGCCCATATCGTCTACAAAGGTTTGTGGGATGGGAAAGACGGGATCACGGGAACCTTTAAGCAGAATAGTACATTATTGGTGCTGAATTTAAAGCGTAATGATCTGATCCGTCCGCAAACGCCTAAACCGCCTTTTGGTTATTATACCGAAGATGTGGAATATGACAACACTGTTAAAACACTGCATTACGGCGCTACTTTTACGCGGCCAAACGGCAACGGTAAATACCCGGCTGTAATTATCATCACCGGCAGCGGTACACAGGATAGGGATGGCACATTGTTCGGTCATAAAGTATACTGGGTATTGGCAGATTATCTTACCAAAAATGGTATAGCAGTTTTAAGGGTTGATGACAGGGGCGCAGGCAAAAGCACTATCGGCCCTGATGGTACAAACGTTACCAGCGAGAGTTTTTCGTATGATGTGGAAACGAGCCTTAATTATTTGGAAAGCCGTGCGGATGTAGATAAAAAGCATCTTGGGTTAATTGGTCATAGCGAAGGCGGCATTATCGCACCAATGGTTGCCGCCCGCCGCAAGGATGTCAGCTTTATTGTATTATGGGGCGCACCTGCGATCGGTGGCGCTAAAATCAATACGCAACAGGCAGGACAAGCACTCAGGCAAAGAGGGGTCGACAGCGCATCGGCAAAAGCCTATATGGATCTGAACGACCAGGTATTGCCATTGTTTAAAACATCGACTACTAAAGCTGAGCTGGATAAAAATATTGAACCAATTATTGGCAACTGGCTGAAAACACAAAGTAAAAGCACACTTGATGGCTTAAGCCTGGCTAATGATACTGCCAACAGGCAGGCTTTAGTAGGTGTTTATGCTAATTTATATACCACGCCGTGGCTGCGTTTCTTTTTTACCTATGACCCGGCAATCGACCTGAGCAAAGTGAAATGCCCTGTATTGGCCATTAACGGCGCTAAGGATGTGCAGGTGGATGCGGAGAGTAATCTGACAGCTATAAAAGCTATACTTACCCAAAGTGGTAATAAGGATTTTAAGGTAGAAGAGCTGCCACATCTGAACCATTTATTGCAGGATGCCAAAACAGGCGATGTATCCGAATATGAGCAAATACAGGAAACCATGTCGCCCGAGGCATTAAATATTATTTCAACTTGGATTAAACTTCACACCAAATAA
- the bla gene encoding class A beta-lactamase, subclass A2, whose amino-acid sequence MNKFIRSVAALAIFLAPFCVKAQDPLRDKIVELAKPAKGIVGVSVLGLEDRDTLNYNGNSRLVMQSVMKFPIAMAVLHLVDSGLFTLDKTIHIKKKDLPKTYSPLRDKYPDGDVDVSLRDLLSYMVSQSDNDACDILLKFLGGPDQVEYYLQNGAKVRGINIEASEEDMAKKWEVQYTNWCKPRDMVKLIDVFYTGKALLPASKDFLYTIMTETTTGPKRIKGLLPAGTVVAHKTGSSGTNDTGLSPATNDVGVITLPNGKHVAIAIFITNSTADEATRESVIANIAKAVYDRQLEKKY is encoded by the coding sequence ATGAATAAGTTTATAAGATCAGTTGCTGCTTTAGCAATTTTTTTAGCCCCATTTTGTGTAAAAGCCCAGGATCCGCTTCGTGATAAGATAGTTGAGTTAGCTAAACCTGCAAAAGGCATAGTTGGCGTATCGGTTTTAGGTTTGGAGGATAGGGATACTTTAAATTATAATGGCAACTCGCGCCTGGTAATGCAAAGCGTAATGAAATTCCCGATAGCTATGGCTGTTTTGCATTTGGTTGATTCGGGTTTATTTACGCTAGATAAAACTATCCATATTAAGAAAAAAGATCTGCCAAAAACATATAGCCCGCTGCGCGATAAATACCCGGATGGTGATGTGGATGTTTCGCTGCGCGACTTGTTGAGCTACATGGTATCGCAAAGCGATAATGATGCCTGCGATATATTGCTTAAATTTTTAGGCGGCCCCGATCAGGTTGAATACTATCTGCAAAACGGGGCCAAAGTTAGGGGTATAAATATTGAGGCATCGGAAGAAGATATGGCCAAAAAATGGGAAGTACAATATACCAACTGGTGCAAACCAAGGGATATGGTAAAACTGATAGATGTTTTTTATACGGGAAAAGCATTATTGCCTGCAAGTAAGGACTTTTTGTACACGATAATGACGGAAACCACAACCGGACCTAAACGCATAAAAGGTTTATTGCCTGCGGGCACCGTTGTTGCGCATAAAACAGGTTCATCGGGTACTAATGATACCGGCCTTAGCCCGGCAACAAACGACGTGGGCGTAATTACATTGCCTAATGGCAAGCACGTGGCTATCGCTATTTTTATAACTAACTCAACCGCTGATGAAGCAACACGCGAATCGGTTATAGCCAATATAGCCAAAGCGGTTTATGATCGCCAGTTGGAAAAGAAATATTAA
- a CDS encoding glycoside hydrolase family 5 protein produces MKRILTVILLSICVNMLFAQTPVAINGALSVKGNQVVNKNGVPPQLRGLSFSWSIWQGRKYYNPQVVDWISKDFKVSIIRLAMAVQPAHGYLEQPDSQKQMIVSLVDEAVKKGIYVLIDWHDHNSNKHIPQSKVFFGEMAKKYRGVPNVIYEIWNEPERVSWDTVKNYAVQIIAEIRKHDPDNLIIVGSPHWDQDVDVAATDPITGFKNIAYSFHFYASDPGHQDGLRVKGDKALKLGIPLFVTEWGVGEASGNGVFDLKENETWLKWMTDRKLSWANWNITDKDETTALLKPGAPATGGWTADELTPDGVYLRKVLRGVNK; encoded by the coding sequence ATGAAAAGAATACTAACAGTAATTTTATTAAGTATTTGTGTAAATATGCTCTTTGCACAAACACCTGTAGCCATTAATGGTGCGTTGAGTGTTAAAGGTAACCAGGTAGTGAATAAGAATGGTGTTCCGCCGCAATTACGCGGACTCAGTTTTTCATGGAGCATATGGCAGGGCCGTAAGTATTATAACCCGCAGGTTGTTGATTGGATCAGCAAGGATTTTAAGGTATCCATTATACGCCTGGCTATGGCTGTGCAACCTGCGCATGGTTATTTGGAGCAACCAGATTCACAAAAGCAGATGATTGTCAGTCTGGTTGATGAAGCCGTTAAAAAAGGGATCTATGTGTTGATAGATTGGCACGATCATAATAGTAACAAGCATATACCGCAGTCGAAGGTGTTTTTTGGCGAGATGGCTAAAAAGTATAGGGGCGTACCCAATGTGATCTATGAGATCTGGAACGAGCCCGAACGAGTAAGCTGGGATACCGTTAAAAATTATGCGGTACAGATAATTGCCGAAATACGCAAGCATGACCCCGACAATCTGATTATAGTTGGCAGCCCGCATTGGGATCAGGATGTGGATGTAGCGGCCACCGACCCGATAACCGGGTTTAAGAATATAGCCTATTCATTTCATTTTTATGCAAGCGATCCAGGGCATCAGGATGGCCTGCGTGTTAAAGGCGATAAGGCACTTAAATTGGGTATCCCGCTTTTTGTAACGGAATGGGGTGTAGGCGAAGCCAGCGGAAATGGTGTTTTCGACCTAAAAGAAAACGAGACATGGCTAAAATGGATGACCGACCGCAAACTCAGCTGGGCCAACTGGAATATCACCGATAAAGATGAAACTACCGCGCTTCTTAAACCCGGTGCGCCTGCTACCGGTGGCTGGACAGCGGATGAGTTAACACCTGATGGTGTGTATTTGAGAAAGGTGTTGAGGGGGGTGAATAAGTGA
- a CDS encoding LolA family protein codes for MKKTIIYALLFIGINSQAFAQKDVQAKAILDKVSQKYHAYNIVKSDFTFTINDQQNNVQQSQDGTLIVQAKTNKYKLTLYGQGSKAVEQEIISDSKSQWTYLAKDKEVQLNKVDNSDEGFNPAQMFTLYEKGYKYLYNGDQIVNGKSYQVIDLTPDDSKKSFFKVRLMIDKVKKQLYSALIFDKNGSHYSYTINSVIPNITVPETTFTYDAKAHPGIEVVDLR; via the coding sequence ATGAAAAAGACTATTATATACGCTTTACTATTCATCGGCATTAACTCACAGGCATTTGCGCAAAAAGATGTGCAAGCCAAGGCTATTTTAGATAAGGTAAGTCAAAAATACCATGCCTATAATATTGTAAAAAGCGATTTTACCTTCACTATTAACGACCAGCAAAACAACGTACAACAATCGCAGGATGGTACACTCATCGTTCAGGCTAAAACCAATAAATATAAGCTTACCTTATACGGCCAGGGTTCAAAAGCAGTTGAGCAGGAGATCATCAGCGATAGCAAAAGCCAGTGGACGTACCTTGCCAAAGACAAAGAAGTACAACTAAACAAAGTGGATAACAGTGATGAGGGCTTTAATCCCGCACAAATGTTCACCCTTTATGAAAAAGGTTACAAATACCTTTACAACGGCGACCAGATCGTCAACGGCAAATCCTACCAGGTAATAGATCTTACACCGGATGATAGCAAAAAATCATTTTTTAAAGTGAGGTTGATGATAGACAAGGTAAAGAAACAACTATATAGCGCGCTGATATTTGACAAAAATGGCAGCCACTATTCGTATACCATTAACAGCGTGATACCCAATATAACTGTACCCGAAACCACCTTCACTTATGATGCCAAAGCACATCCAGGAATTGAGGTGGTAGATCTAAGGTAA